The DNA segment TGAGCTCTGCTGGTTTCGCCCATGACGACTGACTCATGCCAGTGACTGCCGATGCACGGATGTGCCTAGAAGAGGTGACAATGACGTCGCCCAAGCTCTGACTTGTCAACGAGCTTTATATAGTCTTGTGATGCAAGAAAAGTTGTCACACAAGTTACGAACCTCGGCACTTCTTCGGCCACTTCGACTTCACCGACGGACGCCCTGAGCGAGCGAGCAGCTGGCCAATTGGATTTGGTTGGCTTCGACTTGGCTGCATATGTTCCGCAAAATCCTCGCGGTCGGTTGTTCGTGCCCGTTTGTGCATAAAAacttccataaagaaagaaaatttgttccttcataaaaacttttttttgagCCTTCTGCCATCGGCATTCACAGTCTTAACTAAGTTCAGTATATTCTGGTCTTAGCATGTCATAGAGAAAGGTCGCTTACGTCTGGCAACAAGAACACTTTATAAGCGTTTGCCCTGATTGTGCGTTTCCTTTCACGTGCGCGGCATCGTACGTAGCCGTCATCGTGTTTTTCGGCTGCGCGTTAGCCCGACTCGCTCAAGATGGTGCAAAGGAAGGTAAGTTTGGGCCTATATTTAAATCTGCTGCTAGTGAATTGTTTTAGCGGAGTAACAAAGCTTAGTGCTCATTTTTCTCATATTTATATTTAGATTAAAGGGAAGAAGGGCAAGAAGAAGATCGCAGCAGCCCCGCTGTCTGTGAAGAAACCTGAACAGAAGAAAGTGACAAACCCGCTTTTTGAAAAGCGTCCTAGAAATTTCAGCATTGGTGAGTCACTTGCTAGAATGCCTGTGGCATATGGCCTATGATGCCTCGTGGAGACCATGAGTTCCTCGGAACGCACTGGTAGAGGCTAGGCCCTAGCCGGCGTTTCAGGTATGGACGAATGTtctttatcttgaaagcaatgCCTCCTTTGTTAAAGAGGTACATTTTCGGTCAGGTAATACTTTATTGTGTAAAGTGCACACAGTCGGCCACGGAATCTTGATTGGCGCAGGGCTGTAGCCAGGTTTTTCTGTATCAGATCTGCGATTTCCGGGCCCAAGCGTGTATTCGCATGCCGTGAGCCTTGGGAGTTCCGCTAGCGCATGCTTATGGCGATTCGATCCGGTTGGCCTGAGGGGCCGAGGGTTACGATAAATTTAGGCTTGTACATCACGTTCAGATCCCGTTGTAGACCTTTGATGAATCTTGACACGTAATTAATTCTATAAACTTATTTAAGTGAAGGAATGCAAACCATTTCAAGGGAGAGCCTCGTGGCGTCGCTGTAATTCCCTCGCTCGCAACTGTTGCGAGGGCACGTGGGCTTCATAAGTCAATTGCAAATTATGCCTATTGGAATACGTTGAAAAAGAGCAAATAGGACACTGACGAGGCAGTGAACTGCACAAGCGCGCTTCATAAATCAATTGCAAGTTATGCCTATTGGAATACGTTGAAAAAGGGCGAGGACACTGACGAGGCAGTGAACTGCACAAGCGCTACTCCGTATTGTGAACGAACTCGCCCACGACGCGTCTTATGCTGTTTTGCTGACATGTATCACACGTCAATTATCACTCAAAATTATTTAAATGTCATAGCTTAGCATCTGCGTTAGATGATGTTAGATCCGTAAACTACTTCCCACGAACGATCCGCGTATAAGGTGTGACGTCTTGTTACCTCCCATTTCGTCCACGGTTTAAAATTCGTGGCCTCGTCATCCTTTACGTAAACGCCTAACATGGGCATTGAGGCATATGTTGCAGCGAAAGCTGTGTATGGGCCGGAACAATAAAACTAAAAGGAGGGTTGTGATGACCCTATTGTATGCTTCTGATTGCAGCCGGTTTTTGCAGTGATAGGCAGGCATGCGCCCTAGCCTTTAGCCTTTGCTGCACGAATTTCATCTGACAGCATAGCAGTGTTTGTAGTCGTGAAGCAAATTTTGTAGGAGGCATGAAAATGTGCTTGCTGCATCTTTTGCTATTTGCCTTCCGTAGGCCAGGATATCCAGCCAAAGCGTGATCTTAGCCGTTTTGTGAAATGGCCGAAGTACGTGCGCATTCAACGCCAGAGGGCCATCCTGTACCAGCGTATCAAGGTTCCACCTCCCATCAACCAGTTCACCCAGTGCTTGGACAGGCAAACAGGTTCGTTTTTACTGCTGTTTCTGGTTGTCAATGGTGCTTTGCAGTGATGGTTCTTGAATTTCTTCACCTGAATTGTTTATTGTAGAAAACATACTTATTCTGAGCTAACTCCACAAATGTGCTCCAGTGGTATTAGCGAGGGTTTCGTTGTGCCCCTGAACTCATCatagttcctttctttttttttttttttctccagctaCCAACTTGTTTAAGCTTCTGGACAAATACAAGCCAGAGTCAAAGGCGGCAAAGAAGCAGCGGCTGCTCCAGCGGGCTGAGCAAAAGGCTAAAGGAAAGGAGGATGTTCCCACCAAGCGTCTTCCTGTGGTTCGCCAGGGTACCAACACCGTAACCTCTCTGGTGGAGCAAAAGAAAGCCCAGCTTGTGGTTATTGCCAATGATGTGGATCCAATTGAGCTGGTGCTGTTCCTCCCAGCTCTCTGCCGAAAAATGGGTGTGCCCTACTGCATTGTGAAGAACAAGTCTCGACTGGGGCGTGTCGTACGGCGCAAGACTTGCACTTGCCTTGCCCTGGCACAGACCAATCCGTGAGTGGCTTTCTAGTATTAATTTTGCCTCTTGCTTTGCTGTGATGAGTTCCTATCACTGCCTGATCACAACTGAGGGTGTTTTATTTACGAGCTTTTTAACTCTGACCATTGTTTATTGACTTCTGCGCAGTGGGGTAGCTGCACTGTTACTTAACCATGCTCTTGGTGTTTGCAGGGAGGACCGATCCAATCTCTCCAAGCTTGTGGAAGCCATCAAGACCAACTTCAATGAGCGCTACGAGGAGATCCGCAAGCACTGGGGAGGTGGTGTCATGGGCAATAAATCTGCTGCTCGTGTTGCTAAGCTTGAGAGGGCACGAGCTAAAGAGCTGGCCCAGAAGGTGGCCTAACCATCTTGCTGTGTCAAATAAAGTTGGTCTGTCCTCAGTATTTCATGCGTTCAGCTGTCTTCATTTGTAGTGCTATACAGAACTGCTTCGTACTTGCATACATGGAAGGATCTTTGCAGAGTTTTAGCGAAGTATGTATGCCTGAATTTACAATGGCAAGATATTGCAGGGTTGAGTAGACAAAATATTTTGAGTCTGGATGCGAATGGGGTTGGATAATAAAATTGATGGGATCATAAGGAAAATGTTTGGGTATGTCCCCTATTGGTGAGGAAATGCTGGTATCTGGACACGTTCGTCGTCGACTAAATGCCGCATGTCTATCGGGAGGAATTTATACGCGTAGTGCACAGTTGACAGGAGTCTGCTGGTTAGTAAAACGATAGCTTTGTTCATTGCTCTTCTATGAACAGTTTCGCGTATGAAACTATACTGTCATGAATACGTCCATGGGGAAGTGAGAAAGAAAACTGCTAGCAACGCTTGACTGTGGTCCGTTCCTATCCACGTTCTTGTGGAATAGGAGACAATGGAAGAGACGAAAATTTGTGAAATATGGAGAGTTTCACTCTGAATATCTTGTTAAAAAAGCTGCTTGATTGATTCTGCTGAGGCAGTCTGTCTTCAAATAGATTTCAGGGATGCTTGTGACTACTGAAATCATGTTCATGAACAACGGATCTTGAGGGGAGATGACGCGCCGGCTGTGCTGAAAGAGAAAATGTTTGTATTAAGGTCGTACATTTAAATCGGAACCTTTTAATGAAGAGGTTATCGTTTATACACCTATCTTTTGGTACTGAGGTCCCCAGCCGCCGCTCATGCCAGCATGCCTGCTTTATAGAGAGTTCCTCCGTTAAACCGTGTTTGTATGCCGGATCAGCAATGCTCCctattttcttatattttttcGCTACTAGTCCTAACGGTAACGTGGGCGGTGCAAGATGCCCAGCAAGCCGTTTTCTACCGGCGcgctttcctttaaaaaaaatgttgcgctTACCGcagctctgttcttgctcaagTTTAACAGCAAAATCGTATTATGTGGTCCGATTTGTTGTTATATTAACACTTAACGCCCTGCTAATGCGCCTTAGTGCAATTGATAAAAACGGATCTTGAAGGCCTTACGTTGCCGTACTACAGTACACgtagcgtgcgtctatttgtcgtacaaaaatccctcacgtgacctgatcctaggtgcctagggacagcatcgtttagggatttttgagaagcacgatgctggcgccgagcgacgccgtggcgtgttcgtcctcggcgggatcgttctctggaccccgcgttgttcaacattgctcatgtcattgtacgtgccttgcttgtgtgttggttgtaggttctgcgttacttggcggaaagccgcgagtagtggtggtgcggcagtgcggctttcgcctcggtgagctctggcagtagagaatctgcgttgtgtgacccgtgcttgcttgacaattgaaatgtcgaagtggcctagcgcatcggcagcgaagttctgcgaaccgcgatgtggcgtcgccgtgtccgactttgcttaacggacatcgagggatgtgctgctcgctacaagtcatgtaaatgcgactgcgtcgaccgcccactgttcagtgctgaatgtgtgttaggtgtgctgtgcttgaaacgagtggttcagccgtgcagcggggggtggtggaggagcagaggtctccatttgcacgttcacagatatgtgctcccgttttggtctcattagcggctgtcgcggaattgtggtgtgctccttgcctagtatgaagtttacgatgctaacacacagcatgttcacgtttttccgtgctatatgtcatttgcatgacgaccgagttgaaaacaaggcatatgtatctgttgttttcgtttgtgtgttgtaaattacttcctgttgtggaagttctggaagtcttattacgcaaggagtacgaacgtaaacatataaacatatttctgtgtgtgtgaaattatgaattacccagaatagcctttacgactgataagtgggctacacatgCTGTGTGAAtcggctaccttttgttgcgacgctcttccatgtggtagactgatgcatggtgcgcgtttatttctgtactgttgtaaaaaccatttgtttattcactcaacacaaatgtactgcttcttcgacgcagtgcattttagttacgcggtaaaggatactaaaagtgggagggggccgctatcacccagcatagtatgtccactcaggcgacctgagaggcggcggttgcgcgagtgtataatcatagggtataattaaagaactctttttatgtccagtgacagtggcccctttccacttttagtatgcttcaacgcagtacattgcttaggcttcaccgcagaacataggtgtattgcaaaaaaggtaatcttaaaaagctcaattatgcaaagtttctttcgtagcttgctacaccgcaatacagaggtggaaataagcatcgcgcagtaaagcatactaatagtggaaagggcacataggtttgctcattattttcaattgtgatataatttgcaagtgcatctgtgctcttggtaagcttaattgacaattctttgtacattacaaattcatattgcagggaagcttactaaggcacattcgtcattttgtaacgcattattcaccttcaatgcaggagcacaatgcggattcatacctatgcttctggctggactgcacatgctctttgagaattgattcgtttttcataagtgcactggtactttactctaaactggagggctgaagtttatacggaagcacaatttttattaaggggacaagatgttgccaagatggttgcagcacagcttttttttcttccaggcaccttttctattagaagcttccattgcagtgtttcgagcatctttgagccagcatatagtgtatataaaaatcggacaccgattgggaacatcacctatgctctctgcagtaagctgtgcacaggataagttcatgcctatgtatagaaagaaatgtagcatgaccagacaaaataaaaggggtgggctgcagcaatactaggtgttaaatggtgccttatcctttcccttcagttttctgttttgtgctttttattatggatcctccacagtaaccacacgagtgctgaacttgagcttgttggtttcagatctgatggttgttactaacagaacagtgtgatacacgaacaagggcttggagacatccggtcaccttgcttgtctcatggtgtcgctttgtgagcaccatgagcctccagaccaactcggaagaaaggtttcttgcaatcgcttctgaactgtattgccaccaaaccaacagtgctctcaatgacaacttttggacagtagaatgcttgcacccagcaaagtctaagaaggaagcattcaggatgtgccaagtgggccttttgaagctggcagcattgctgaaggggtttgcctatccgccctctttatggatgcacaaggatgatttcttctttcataaggattgtttcagaggtgtcacgtggcaacagtgttgggtgtttagtagcagataagcttgcctttggccactgtcaataatctgtttcttctccagtgcccctgtgaagtgcctactttttggacacaatgtgcgctccatgcatgcatgcatttttagcttgtaaagatgtatattaccccttgcctaaagccggtccttgctgatgtcaaccaagaaggcagtggggagtatggcgatgcatacttacaaagcactgctgataccagtgaaaccagattagtggagctgccgttttttttgtccactccatcttcatcagttacaatgagcagttctttgtccaaatagaaggcatatgtagttggtcatgcatagcctgcgcactaagatttgttggcgtgttacaagagacgtgcctgagaaccttagcagtgcctatacgcaaaaaccttctgatgtgttgatgacttccttctctttatcacagtttgcctgatgaagccagcaacttggtcaattaaatGTTCAACAgggttcccactagttttcccagcgtctcctttaccagtgtgctgctcatagatatctgttttcttgaccttgcactgcacttcaaccatggccacacctgctgaacctatagtatgcgatcagaaaagtgctgtacatcatgttgctccaaactcatgacaagctagaaggccttgaggaacaccttcattaatttccgtcctcatcatactgtaggaagcttcgcatgacaagtgcaacaattaacatctgctggtttttcagtgctattcctgtccagcttgctgaaagctatcctgagtgtttcaaaagcaaaactgctgccagacaagaagtgcataaagcaagagtagctataaccatatgtcacacaaaatgaagaaggccaccgagtgtacaggcggtttaattcatatccaacaagcttggttctctctttgcaagtgagtaaacccaacttgccccaaaaacatggcctgtgacaaactatgtgccagatgctgtgtcccctgcaaagctgaagatgtgtacaagatcctgacacccacagtggcttctacactgcgcaaacagtttactataagaacaaCTGCCTCAACtagtatgctaataacatgaaaacaggcagaaatttggctattcattgggccccagtgcaggtgcaagccactcttccgccagattcgtgttgttcacaggaactggagctatacaaatgcagataaaaacaatgatgtttgaaagtagtagagttgaactatattctgcacaaacagtgctacttgcagtgctggtaacttatagctacaattcatggctgccccaccatgcaaaggcactattcttgaattaacttctatttatggaggccatatattgcaagtacatatcatccacattgtgtgcaatatgattaaatgatgtcaactgtgatagccattcctaatctgagatacaacaaaaaaactaatataggcaacaaattgtaattcaaaaagacaaccagtgcacaggataagtgacagacttccttttattgaacaaaagtcacatgtgtgtcacatgtcaacagcactgggtagcaagcttgggtgacagaggcaaaacttagcgaaatgctacactcatactcaaatgtaaaacggcctacgacacaaaaaacaaCATTAtgttgtactgaatgaaagggcaagactccatccaagaacacactatggcaccacataattgacatggtgtaaaagatgttaacatgccctctccataaacaaaagaaacacttgaaacatgccttaaaaggcaatgtgcagagtctgaaagcaaggaaaaacaacccaaaaaaggtttcgctaagtctttcaatgattaaaattgtcaaactgtcttgtcacttcttaatgaatctgcacagcggaaaaggatgaaaagaaagcccaatagcagggccacagaaaatgttaccaaataaataaaccttgcttaccaaggatactggtttagttgtctgactctgcacaataattgtgtatgagcttttgtttagaacggtttagcagatagcggaaaaaatggacatgagagcaccaggtgcatgcatagtcgatgcacaaagagccactgttttctttttttctctactactattcacgaatatgcaagtgccttaatagcactgctaaaatcctactgcaaaacacaagattgggcaagttgtggcataacgaaaattggagtttcactcatactgtgaaagtgatgcaataaatggtgaaatatgcgcaggaagcttgcttcattcggtgtttggtgaagtgaacacttgccagtgcaagttagtaatctcctttaaagtaaaataagtgggagttgtgcctcccagtgttgaagtggaaagacaagttttgttcctcctctttcacatccagacttggtctctggtctccagaaaaacaaccctttagcttcttactgctgaattaatttggttttctcaaatctatatttgagctgcccattgctaggtctctcgctctgccccatcaaccagccccatccagtaaatctgagaagccaagcactagaagattaataaagcagatgcacccaatcactgtcattacatgtaagaaaaattaacatagtactgccttcaaggggtggagacatcaaaattttcgttcatgcgtttgttgattcaaacgttgcgtcatgcttcagggagcacgatacacacagcgggattcatatatatccgataaataatttcataatagcattattataccgagcgatttcggtttcggtttctgggctccgggggatgctatgacgtcacagaggaggaaacgcaacatggcttgctcacgtggcccacaaaaaatagtgacgtaaaactatgctgcgtcgtctgctcgcgaatacgcgtgctctgccagcagaggtcaaccactggcgattcgaagtgcatgtcgcgattattataattattgcgaagagcgacaacaacggtaagaaaatattgcggcttgtgagagtcggtgattcattccgaagcgccgtaagctttagctttgaagtgaaccggaaaaggcctagcgacgatatcggcggcgctgaacgatcagaggcggtgaagctgccgtcgatgccagagtgaccactcctctgTCGCTGATTGGCCTCTTCGCCGTacgctgccgcacaaatgggtcccgggcccgtcctctctacggcaaggaaatctcgccgttcgcgagcaaaaccgccgtcgcacgggggcccgcgaacggcaaacggcgtgcggcgagtttccgtgccggtaacgtggacgggccggtaacgtggaaaggccaagcgaaggagattccgctccgagctgccgaactatgcggctatgcgaggagagaagcagacaacacgaacgccgcatatcctggtccctttcgaaGTCGGCCGGCGGCGAgcgctcaaacgtgtaaaggcccgtccgcagggcaactcgccgcacgcagcttgccgttcgcggg comes from the Dermacentor variabilis isolate Ectoservices chromosome 2, ASM5094787v1, whole genome shotgun sequence genome and includes:
- the RpL7A gene encoding ribosomal protein L7A codes for the protein MVQRKIKGKKGKKKIAAAPLSVKKPEQKKVTNPLFEKRPRNFSIGQDIQPKRDLSRFVKWPKYVRIQRQRAILYQRIKVPPPINQFTQCLDRQTATNLFKLLDKYKPESKAAKKQRLLQRAEQKAKGKEDVPTKRLPVVRQGTNTVTSLVEQKKAQLVVIANDVDPIELVLFLPALCRKMGVPYCIVKNKSRLGRVVRRKTCTCLALAQTNPEDRSNLSKLVEAIKTNFNERYEEIRKHWGGGVMGNKSAARVAKLERARAKELAQKVA